In the genome of Pseudomonas protegens, one region contains:
- a CDS encoding MFS transporter — MNRRSLLPLAMALLMFPQIAQTLYSPALNDLGRAFGVAPAQAAQSLSVFVLGFAPGVLLWGRVSDRWGRRPALLGGLALYALALGLELQVQRFSALLLCQALAALGAAAGSVVTQTLLRDLFRGGELVRVFSLVGMLLAASPAIGLFSGSALVHAWGYRGALTGLLLLALALLGWCARALPETRPPAQPRVPLVATLWQMLGDPGIWRSALLVALFNIALLSYYSLGPFLFRDLGQDEPGFGYSGVALALASGLGAWLNRRLLGRGWNSATLLRLAALAVTVGGLGVTALQHSLWLVLPMLGVVLGFGLAIPNILGSALAAYSDRLGSAGAWFGLFYYLLIGAGLLLVGWGQALGPSLGLCGVAALLLCLGAGRCR; from the coding sequence ATGAACCGCCGCTCCCTGTTACCCCTGGCCATGGCCCTGCTGATGTTTCCGCAGATCGCCCAGACCCTCTACAGCCCGGCCTTGAACGACCTTGGCCGGGCCTTTGGCGTGGCCCCGGCACAGGCGGCCCAGAGCCTTTCGGTGTTTGTCCTGGGCTTTGCCCCGGGGGTGTTGCTCTGGGGCCGGGTGAGTGATCGCTGGGGCCGGCGCCCGGCCTTGCTCGGCGGTCTGGCGCTGTATGCCCTGGCGCTGGGGCTGGAGTTGCAGGTGCAGCGTTTCAGCGCGCTGTTGCTGTGCCAGGCCCTGGCGGCCCTGGGCGCGGCGGCGGGCTCGGTGGTGACCCAGACCCTGCTGCGCGACCTGTTTCGCGGTGGCGAGCTGGTGCGGGTGTTTTCCCTGGTGGGCATGCTGCTGGCGGCGAGCCCGGCGATTGGCCTGTTCAGCGGCTCCGCGCTGGTGCACGCCTGGGGTTACCGGGGCGCCCTGACCGGCTTGTTGCTGCTGGCCCTGGCCTTGCTCGGCTGGTGCGCCCGGGCCTTGCCGGAAACCCGTCCGCCGGCGCAGCCCCGGGTGCCCCTGGTCGCGACCCTGTGGCAAATGCTCGGCGATCCGGGCATCTGGCGGTCGGCGCTGCTGGTGGCGCTGTTCAATATTGCGCTGCTCAGCTACTACAGCCTCGGGCCATTCCTGTTTCGCGATCTGGGGCAGGACGAGCCAGGGTTCGGCTACAGCGGCGTGGCCCTGGCCCTGGCTTCCGGGTTGGGCGCCTGGCTCAACCGCCGGCTGTTGGGCCGTGGCTGGAACAGTGCAACCCTGCTGCGGCTGGCGGCCCTGGCGGTGACCGTCGGCGGCCTCGGGGTGACGGCCTTGCAGCACAGCCTGTGGCTGGTGCTGCCGATGCTCGGGGTGGTGCTGGGCTTTGGCCTGGCGATCCCGAACATTCTCGGCTCGGCCCTGGCGGCCTACAGCGACCGGCTGGGCAGTGCCGGGGCCTGGTTCGGCCTGTTCTATTACCTGCTGATCGGTGCCGGCCTGCTGCTGGTGGGCTGGGGACAGGCCCTGGGCCCGAGCCTTGGCCTGTGCGGTGTGGCGGCCTTGCTGCTGTGCCTGGGCGCGGGCCGCTGCCGATGA
- a CDS encoding mechanosensitive ion channel family protein: MLAPFADHLLLAALALLLLDLALWHLIGRQGDRWKLAVRVLIFCLYSLMLFNQGLSPMQTAPWPDDVPLHLAATGLQIGWWLFGARTLTVLLGTLMMQRVGHTGRLLQDLMGALIFLIAIIAALAYVLDLPVKGVLATSGALAIIVGLALQSTLSDLFSGLVLNTTKPYQIDDWIAIDGTEGRVVDIDWRATRLQTSQGSMVVIPNSLASKAKITNFSRPSDIYGLSISVQVSPHARPQKVIEALERAMLGCRFLLATPAPSVALKSSTSSGAEYEISGFVATMGQKREVRNQLFDLAFRHLQASGISLLSSDEPVQNPALSRPRALLDASSIFSTLRQEEKDTFSQNMQLQTFRAGEVILPAGAVSDHLFIIESGVVSVTMQRDGKPFEAGRMGPGEVIGEAGVVAEQATVAQFSAKTFCSLYRIDNEFLKPCLDARHDIGDAMKNLLDFRQHIAQSLVQTPPAPVAKKGFLQWLRSRT, translated from the coding sequence ATGCTTGCCCCCTTTGCCGATCACCTGCTGTTGGCCGCGCTGGCGCTGTTGCTTTTGGATCTGGCCCTTTGGCACCTGATCGGCCGCCAGGGCGATCGCTGGAAGCTGGCGGTGCGGGTGCTGATCTTTTGCCTGTACAGCCTGATGCTGTTCAACCAGGGCCTGAGCCCGATGCAGACCGCGCCCTGGCCGGACGATGTACCGCTGCACCTGGCGGCCACCGGTTTGCAGATCGGTTGGTGGCTGTTCGGCGCGCGGACCCTGACGGTGCTGCTGGGCACCCTGATGATGCAGCGGGTCGGCCACACCGGGCGGCTGTTGCAGGACCTGATGGGCGCCCTGATCTTCCTGATCGCCATCATCGCCGCCCTGGCCTACGTGCTGGACCTGCCGGTCAAGGGCGTGCTGGCCACCTCCGGAGCCTTGGCGATCATCGTCGGCCTGGCCCTGCAAAGCACCCTCAGCGACCTGTTTTCCGGGCTGGTGCTCAATACCACCAAGCCCTACCAGATCGATGACTGGATCGCCATCGACGGCACCGAGGGCCGGGTGGTGGACATCGACTGGCGGGCGACCCGGCTGCAGACCTCCCAGGGCAGCATGGTGGTGATCCCCAACTCCCTGGCGTCCAAGGCCAAGATCACCAACTTCAGCCGCCCCAGCGATATCTATGGATTGTCCATCAGCGTGCAGGTCAGCCCCCACGCTCGCCCGCAAAAGGTCATCGAGGCCCTGGAGCGGGCCATGCTTGGCTGCCGTTTCCTGCTCGCCACCCCGGCCCCCAGCGTGGCCCTGAAAAGCTCCACCAGCAGCGGCGCGGAATACGAGATCAGCGGCTTCGTCGCCACCATGGGGCAGAAGCGCGAGGTGCGAAACCAGCTGTTCGACCTGGCCTTCCGTCATCTGCAGGCCAGCGGCATCAGCCTGCTGTCCAGCGACGAGCCGGTGCAGAACCCGGCGCTGTCCCGACCCCGGGCGCTGCTGGACGCCTCCAGTATCTTTTCCACCTTGCGCCAGGAAGAGAAGGACACTTTCAGCCAGAACATGCAGTTGCAGACCTTCCGCGCCGGCGAAGTCATCCTGCCGGCGGGGGCGGTCAGCGATCACCTGTTCATCATCGAATCCGGCGTGGTGTCGGTGACTATGCAGCGCGACGGCAAACCCTTTGAAGCCGGACGCATGGGCCCGGGCGAAGTGATTGGCGAAGCGGGCGTGGTGGCCGAACAGGCCACGGTCGCGCAGTTCTCGGCCAAGACCTTCTGCAGCCTGTACCGCATCGACAACGAGTTCCTCAAACCCTGCCTTGACGCCCGCCACGACATCGGCGACGCGATGAAGAACCTGCTGGATTTCCGCCAGCACATTGCCCAGAGCCTGGTTCAGACACCGCCCGCACCGGTGGCGAAAAAGGGCTTTCTGCAGTGGTTGCGCAGCCGCACCTGA
- a CDS encoding pirin family protein — protein MKNIIGIYTAPRPHWVGDGFPVRTLFSYDNLGQHISPFLLLDHAGPAQFSPTSARRGVGEHPHRGFETVTIVYDGEVEHRDSTGSGGKIGPGDVQWMTAASGILHEEFHSADFGRRGGNLEMVQLWVNLPAKDKLAAPGYQTIVAADIPQIPLPGHAGSLRLIAGEFDGQQGPARTFTPIDVWDLRLQSGKHLELPLKAGRNTALVLLRGALQVNGRERVEQGQLALFEHDGDLISLQASNDAIVLLLSGEPIDEPIVGHGPFVMNSEAEIHQAFIDFQSGRFGRMDAGGH, from the coding sequence ATGAAAAACATCATTGGTATCTACACCGCTCCCCGGCCCCATTGGGTCGGCGACGGCTTCCCGGTCCGCACCCTGTTTTCCTACGACAACCTGGGCCAGCACATCAGCCCGTTCCTGCTGCTGGATCATGCCGGACCCGCGCAATTCAGCCCCACCAGCGCCCGCCGTGGCGTCGGTGAGCATCCCCATCGCGGTTTCGAAACGGTGACCATCGTCTACGACGGCGAAGTGGAGCATCGCGACTCCACCGGCAGCGGCGGCAAGATCGGCCCGGGCGACGTGCAGTGGATGACCGCGGCCTCGGGGATCCTCCACGAGGAGTTCCATTCCGCCGACTTCGGCCGGCGTGGCGGCAACCTGGAAATGGTCCAGCTGTGGGTCAACCTGCCGGCGAAGGACAAGCTGGCCGCGCCCGGTTACCAGACCATCGTCGCGGCGGACATCCCGCAGATCCCCCTGCCTGGACACGCCGGCAGCCTGCGCCTGATCGCCGGTGAGTTCGACGGCCAGCAGGGTCCGGCCCGCACCTTCACCCCGATCGATGTCTGGGACCTGCGCTTGCAGTCCGGCAAGCACCTGGAGCTGCCCCTGAAGGCGGGGCGCAACACCGCCCTGGTGCTGCTGCGTGGCGCCTTGCAGGTCAATGGCCGGGAGCGGGTGGAGCAAGGGCAACTGGCGCTGTTTGAGCACGACGGCGACCTGATCAGCCTGCAAGCCAGCAACGACGCCATTGTGCTGCTGCTCAGCGGCGAGCCCATCGACGAACCCATCGTCGGCCACGGCCCGTTCGTGATGAACAGCGAAGCGGAAATTCATCAGGCCTTCATCGACTTCCAGTCGGGACGCTTCGGCCGGATGGACGCAGGCGGTCACTGA
- the ycaC gene encoding isochorismate family cysteine hydrolase YcaC, whose protein sequence is MTNAYQRLDKENAAVLLVDHQAGLLSLVRDIEPDRFKNNVLALADLAKYFKLPTILTTSFETGPNGPLVPELKALFPDAPYIARPGQINAWDNEDFVKAIKATGKKQLIIAGVVTEVCVAFPALSALEEGFEVFVVTDASGTFNALTRDSAWNRMSNAGAQLMTWFGLACELHRDWRNDVEGLATLFSNHIPDYRNLMTSYNTLTQGK, encoded by the coding sequence ATGACTAACGCCTACCAACGTCTCGACAAGGAAAACGCCGCCGTGCTGCTGGTGGATCACCAGGCCGGCCTGCTGTCGCTGGTCCGCGATATCGAGCCCGATCGTTTCAAGAACAACGTGCTGGCCCTGGCCGACCTGGCCAAGTACTTCAAGCTGCCGACCATCCTCACCACCAGTTTCGAAACCGGCCCCAACGGCCCGCTGGTGCCGGAGCTCAAGGCGCTGTTTCCCGACGCGCCCTACATCGCCCGGCCGGGCCAGATCAACGCCTGGGACAACGAAGACTTCGTCAAGGCGATCAAGGCCACCGGCAAGAAGCAACTGATCATCGCCGGGGTGGTCACCGAGGTGTGCGTGGCGTTCCCGGCACTCTCGGCCCTGGAGGAGGGGTTTGAAGTGTTCGTGGTCACCGACGCTTCCGGCACCTTCAATGCCCTGACCCGGGATTCGGCCTGGAACCGCATGTCCAATGCCGGCGCGCAACTGATGACCTGGTTCGGCCTGGCCTGCGAGCTGCATCGCGACTGGCGCAACGACGTCGAAGGCCTGGCGACCCTGTTCTCCAACCACATCCCGGACTACCGCAACCTGATGACCAGCTACAACACCCTGACCCAGGGCAAATAA
- a CDS encoding NAD(P)-dependent alcohol dehydrogenase — translation MAKMKAAVFVEKNRIVLEDKDIPEIGPLDALVRITTTTICGTDVHILRGEYPVAKGLTIGHEPVGVIERLGSQVRGFHEGQRVIAGAITPSGQSYACLCGCGSQDGPDTRHGFRATGGWKFGNTIDGCQAEYVRVPDALANLCPIPDGLSDEEVLMCPDIMSTGFSGAERAEVNIGDSVAVFALGPIGLCAVAGARLKGATTIIGVDTVAARLSVARGLGATHVVDFKQGDVVKQIMDLTDGRGVDVSIEALGTQGTFESALRVLRPGGKLSSLGVYSSDLRIPVDAYAAGLGDLSILSTLCPGGKERMRRLMEVVASGQVDLKPLVTHRFKLDDIEAAYELFASQRDGVMKIAITP, via the coding sequence ATGGCCAAGATGAAAGCCGCGGTATTCGTGGAAAAGAACCGCATCGTCCTGGAAGACAAGGACATCCCCGAAATCGGTCCGCTGGACGCCCTGGTGCGCATCACCACCACCACGATCTGCGGCACCGACGTGCACATCCTGCGGGGCGAGTATCCGGTGGCCAAGGGCCTGACCATCGGCCACGAGCCGGTGGGCGTGATCGAGCGCCTGGGCTCCCAGGTCCGTGGTTTCCATGAGGGCCAGCGGGTGATCGCCGGGGCCATCACCCCCAGCGGCCAGAGCTACGCCTGCCTGTGTGGCTGTGGCTCCCAGGACGGCCCGGACACCCGCCACGGCTTTCGCGCCACCGGCGGCTGGAAGTTCGGCAACACCATCGACGGCTGCCAGGCCGAATACGTGCGGGTGCCGGACGCCCTGGCCAACCTGTGCCCGATCCCCGACGGCCTGAGCGACGAGGAAGTGCTGATGTGCCCGGACATCATGTCCACCGGCTTCTCCGGCGCCGAGCGCGCCGAAGTCAATATCGGCGACAGCGTGGCGGTGTTCGCCTTGGGCCCCATCGGCCTGTGCGCGGTGGCCGGGGCCCGGCTCAAGGGCGCCACCACCATCATCGGCGTCGACACCGTGGCCGCGCGCCTGAGCGTGGCGCGCGGGCTGGGGGCGACCCATGTGGTGGACTTCAAGCAGGGCGACGTGGTCAAGCAGATCATGGACCTCACCGACGGCCGCGGGGTCGATGTGTCGATCGAGGCCCTGGGCACCCAGGGCACCTTCGAATCGGCGCTGCGGGTGCTGCGTCCGGGGGGCAAGCTGTCGAGCCTGGGGGTCTACTCCAGTGATCTGCGCATCCCTGTGGATGCCTACGCCGCCGGCCTCGGCGACCTGAGCATCCTCAGCACCCTGTGCCCCGGCGGCAAGGAGCGCATGCGCCGGCTGATGGAGGTGGTCGCCAGTGGCCAGGTCGACCTCAAGCCCCTGGTCACTCACCGCTTCAAGCTCGATGACATCGAGGCCGCCTACGAGCTGTTCGCCAGCCAGCGCGACGGCGTCATGAAAATCGCCATCACGCCATGA
- a CDS encoding AraC family transcriptional regulator, which translates to MAWLDPQARFDPDPFSAPVIGIAATLGDHDSGLHRHRRGQLLYTRQGCTRITLADRLCLLPPSRAAWIPGGVQHRAQMQQSVDYRSLYFSVELSPRLPADVAVIDVSPLLRAVLEPMALAAFDCDWSQGRYPHLLGLCLEEIGAALHQPLSLPLPRDKRLQPLLDDLQCLPPELQVLATRVGASSRTIGRIFQRETGLGYQQWRQQWRLMRAIELLATGRSIGYTAFELGFASDSIFIAFFKAMTGTTPRAYFK; encoded by the coding sequence ATGGCATGGCTCGATCCCCAGGCACGCTTCGACCCGGACCCCTTCAGCGCGCCAGTGATCGGCATTGCCGCCACCCTCGGCGATCATGATTCCGGCCTGCACCGGCACCGACGCGGACAACTGCTGTACACCCGCCAGGGCTGCACCCGGATCACCCTGGCCGACCGCCTGTGCCTGTTGCCGCCCTCGCGGGCGGCCTGGATTCCCGGCGGGGTGCAGCACCGGGCGCAAATGCAGCAGAGCGTGGATTACCGCTCGCTGTATTTCAGCGTCGAACTCAGTCCGCGCCTGCCGGCGGACGTGGCGGTGATTGATGTCAGCCCCCTACTGCGCGCCGTGCTGGAACCCATGGCCCTGGCGGCGTTCGATTGCGACTGGAGCCAGGGCCGCTACCCGCACCTGTTGGGCCTGTGCCTCGAAGAAATCGGTGCCGCGCTGCACCAGCCACTGTCCTTGCCCCTGCCCCGGGACAAACGCCTGCAACCGCTGCTGGACGACCTGCAGTGCCTGCCACCGGAGCTGCAAGTGCTGGCCACCCGGGTCGGCGCCAGCAGCCGCACCATCGGCCGGATCTTCCAGCGCGAAACCGGCCTGGGTTACCAGCAGTGGCGCCAGCAATGGCGGCTGATGCGCGCCATCGAACTGCTCGCCACCGGCCGCAGCATCGGCTACACCGCCTTCGAACTGGGCTTTGCCAGTGACAGCATCTTTATCGCCTTCTTCAAGGCCATGACCGGGACCACGCCGCGGGCGTATTTCAAATGA
- a CDS encoding LysR family transcriptional regulator, with amino-acid sequence MLEDLNTLYYFTQVVEHRGFAAAGRALDMPKSKLSRRIAQLEERLGVRLIQRTSRHCSLTEIGQEYYQRCLAMRVEAEGAAEVIERNRSEPQGLVRVACPTALLNSWVGPMLTRFMLKYPLVELFIESTNRRVDLIHEGFDIALRVRFPPLENTDLVMKVLGNSTQCLVGHPDFLQRLSSPAAPADLSGLPSLHWGAAQRDYQWQLLGPDGAEALIRHRPRMVTDDLLALRHAVLAGIGIVHLPKVVVRQDLDAGRLQELVPGWAPRCGIVHAIFPSRRGLLPSVRSLIDFLGEEFSHSDMA; translated from the coding sequence ATCTTGGAAGACCTGAACACCCTCTACTACTTCACCCAAGTGGTCGAGCACCGGGGATTTGCCGCGGCCGGGCGGGCCCTGGACATGCCCAAGTCCAAGCTCAGCCGGCGAATTGCCCAGTTGGAGGAGCGCCTCGGCGTGCGCCTGATCCAGCGCACCAGCCGTCATTGCTCCCTGACCGAGATCGGCCAGGAGTATTACCAGCGCTGCCTGGCCATGCGGGTCGAAGCCGAGGGCGCGGCGGAAGTCATCGAACGCAATCGCTCCGAACCCCAGGGCCTGGTGCGGGTGGCCTGCCCCACGGCGCTGCTCAATTCCTGGGTCGGGCCGATGCTGACCCGCTTCATGCTCAAGTACCCGCTGGTGGAGCTGTTCATCGAAAGCACCAATCGCCGGGTCGACCTGATCCACGAAGGTTTCGACATTGCCCTGCGGGTGCGCTTCCCGCCCCTGGAAAACACCGACCTGGTGATGAAGGTGCTGGGCAACAGCACCCAGTGCCTGGTGGGGCATCCGGACTTTCTCCAGCGCCTGTCGAGCCCGGCGGCACCGGCCGATCTCAGCGGCCTGCCGAGCCTGCATTGGGGAGCGGCGCAGCGCGACTATCAATGGCAGCTGCTGGGGCCGGACGGCGCCGAGGCGCTGATTCGCCACCGGCCGCGGATGGTCACCGATGACTTGCTGGCGCTGCGGCATGCGGTGCTGGCGGGCATCGGTATCGTCCACCTGCCCAAGGTGGTGGTTCGCCAAGACCTGGACGCCGGACGCCTGCAGGAACTGGTGCCCGGCTGGGCGCCGCGCTGCGGGATCGTGCATGCGATCTTCCCGTCGCGCCGTGGCCTGCTGCCTTCGGTGCGCAGCCTGATCGACTTTCTCGGCGAGGAGTTCAGCCACAGCGACATGGCCTGA
- a CDS encoding MgtC/SapB family protein — protein sequence MQALHNINLDSLIDTLVSLSAAFILGGLIGFERQYRQRTAGLRTNVLVAVGAAIFVDMANRLGGADGAVRVVAYVVSGIGFLGAGVIMREEGNVRGLNTAATLWASAAVGACAGADLILEALLGTLFVLAANTLLRPIVNNINRQPLDVISAEVTNIVYVIAHRSKQKAVFALLEAELERSNYPASDVDVHAFGNDDVEIEATLASTSVDGDELDALVARLSTSALVQQAFWSPSTTE from the coding sequence ATGCAAGCCCTGCACAACATCAACCTGGACTCGCTGATCGACACCCTGGTCAGCCTCAGCGCGGCCTTCATCCTCGGTGGCCTGATCGGCTTCGAGCGCCAGTACCGGCAGCGCACCGCGGGCTTGCGCACCAACGTGCTGGTGGCGGTGGGCGCGGCGATCTTCGTCGACATGGCCAACCGCCTGGGCGGTGCCGACGGCGCGGTGCGGGTGGTGGCCTACGTGGTGTCGGGCATCGGCTTTCTCGGCGCCGGGGTGATCATGCGCGAGGAGGGCAACGTCCGTGGCCTGAACACCGCGGCCACCCTCTGGGCCTCGGCGGCGGTGGGCGCCTGCGCTGGCGCCGACCTGATCCTCGAGGCGTTGCTCGGCACGCTGTTCGTGCTGGCCGCCAATACCCTGTTGCGGCCGATCGTCAACAACATCAACCGCCAGCCGCTGGACGTGATCTCGGCGGAGGTCACCAACATCGTCTACGTGATTGCCCACCGTTCGAAACAGAAGGCGGTGTTCGCCCTGCTGGAAGCCGAGCTGGAACGCAGCAACTACCCGGCCAGCGATGTCGATGTGCATGCCTTTGGCAATGACGATGTGGAGATCGAGGCGACCCTGGCCAGCACCTCGGTGGACGGTGACGAACTGGACGCGCTGGTGGCGCGGCTGTCCACCTCGGCCCTGGTGCAGCAGGCGTTCTGGAGCCCGAGCACCACCGAGTGA
- the mgtA gene encoding magnesium-translocating P-type ATPase, producing MKLSLLKEFFAGFLRTRHFSRHFRRLALLDSIRDASVSRDVPPTLGQTLVAAANSDAAQLLDQLGSHTDGLSSEEAEAQRERYGLNEVEHEQALPWWTHLWHCYKNPFNLLLTLLAVISWLTEDMKAATVIFSMVVLSTLLRFWQEAKSNKAADALKAMVSNTATVMRPGSAPQAAPMLGRLLGAAAEAKGAQRIELPIKQLVPGDLIVLSAGDMIPADCRVLSAKDLFVSQAAMTGESMPVEKFPRQQDADTSNPLDLDNILFMGTNVVSGSATAVILTTGNSTYFGALAQRVSATDRAPTSFQSGVNKVSWLLIRFMFVMAPLVLFINGFTKGDWMEALLFALSIAVGLTPEMLPMIVTSTLAKGAVFLSRKKVIVKRLDAIQNFGAMDVLCTDKTGTLTQDKIFLSRHVDVWGEDSDDVLEMAYLNSYYQTGLKNLLDVAVLEHVEVHRELKVGTAFQKVDEIPFDFNRRRMSVVVAEQDHPHLLICKGAVEEVLAVCRNVRHGEAEEALTESLLARIRQVTADLNEEGLRVVAVAARPMLEGRDTYSLADERELTLIGYVAFLDPPKESTAPALKALAEHGVAVKVLTGDNELVTAKICREVGLEQQGLLMGNDIERMSDEQLAKAVETTNVFAKLTPTHKERIVRLLKANGHVVGFMGDGINDAPALRTADIGISVDSAVDIAKEAADIILLEKSLMVLEEGVLEGRRTFANMLKYIKMTASSNFGNVFSVLVASAFIPFLPMLPMHLLVQNLLYDISQIAIPFDNVDEDMLKQPQRWQPADVGRFMMFFGPISSIFDITTFALMWYVFDANTPDHQTLFQSGWFVVGLLTQTLIVHMIRTPKIPFLQSRAATPLLVMTGIIMAVGIFLPMGPLAHYFKLQALPSLYFVFLPLILLAYMILTQAVKGFYVRRFGWQ from the coding sequence ATGAAGCTCAGCCTGTTGAAAGAATTCTTTGCCGGATTTCTCCGTACCCGGCACTTTTCCCGGCATTTTCGTCGCCTGGCGCTGCTGGACAGCATCCGCGACGCCAGCGTCAGCCGCGATGTGCCGCCGACCCTGGGGCAAACCCTGGTGGCGGCGGCCAACAGCGACGCCGCGCAACTGCTGGACCAGCTCGGCAGCCACACCGACGGTCTGAGCAGCGAGGAGGCCGAAGCCCAGCGTGAGCGGTATGGCCTCAACGAGGTCGAGCACGAGCAGGCGCTGCCCTGGTGGACCCACCTGTGGCACTGCTACAAGAACCCGTTCAACCTGCTGTTGACCCTGCTGGCGGTGATCTCCTGGCTGACCGAGGACATGAAGGCGGCCACGGTGATTTTCTCCATGGTGGTGCTCTCGACCCTGCTGCGCTTCTGGCAGGAGGCCAAGTCGAACAAGGCCGCCGACGCCCTCAAGGCGATGGTCAGCAACACCGCCACGGTGATGCGTCCCGGGTCGGCGCCCCAGGCGGCGCCGATGCTCGGGCGTTTGCTGGGGGCCGCCGCCGAGGCCAAGGGCGCCCAGCGCATCGAACTGCCGATCAAGCAACTGGTGCCCGGCGACCTGATCGTGCTCTCGGCCGGCGACATGATTCCCGCTGACTGCCGGGTGCTCAGCGCCAAGGACCTGTTCGTCAGCCAGGCGGCGATGACCGGCGAATCCATGCCGGTGGAAAAGTTCCCGCGTCAGCAGGACGCCGATACCAGCAACCCGCTGGACCTGGACAACATCCTGTTCATGGGCACCAACGTGGTCTCGGGTTCGGCCACGGCGGTGATCCTGACCACCGGCAACAGCACCTATTTCGGTGCCCTGGCCCAGCGGGTCAGCGCCACCGACCGTGCGCCGACTTCGTTCCAGAGCGGGGTCAACAAGGTCAGCTGGCTGTTGATCCGCTTCATGTTTGTCATGGCGCCGCTGGTGCTGTTCATCAACGGTTTTACCAAGGGCGACTGGATGGAGGCGCTGCTGTTCGCGCTGTCGATCGCCGTCGGCCTGACCCCGGAAATGCTGCCGATGATCGTCACCTCGACCCTGGCCAAGGGCGCGGTGTTCCTCTCGCGCAAGAAGGTCATCGTCAAGCGCCTGGACGCGATCCAGAACTTCGGCGCCATGGACGTGCTGTGCACCGACAAGACCGGCACCCTGACCCAGGACAAGATCTTCCTCTCGCGGCACGTGGACGTCTGGGGCGAGGACTCCGACGACGTGCTGGAAATGGCCTACCTCAACAGCTACTACCAGACCGGGCTGAAGAACCTGCTGGACGTGGCGGTGCTGGAGCACGTCGAAGTGCACCGCGAGCTCAAGGTTGGCACGGCGTTCCAGAAGGTCGATGAAATTCCCTTTGACTTCAATCGCCGGCGCATGTCGGTGGTGGTGGCCGAGCAGGACCACCCGCACCTGTTGATCTGCAAGGGGGCGGTGGAAGAAGTGCTGGCGGTGTGCCGCAACGTGCGTCACGGCGAGGCCGAGGAAGCCCTGACCGAGAGCCTGCTGGCGCGGATTCGCCAGGTCACCGCCGATCTCAACGAAGAGGGGCTGCGGGTGGTGGCGGTGGCGGCCCGGCCGATGCTCGAAGGACGCGACACCTACAGCCTGGCGGACGAGCGCGAGCTGACCCTGATCGGCTATGTGGCGTTCCTCGATCCGCCCAAGGAAAGCACCGCGCCGGCCCTCAAGGCCCTGGCCGAGCATGGCGTGGCGGTGAAAGTGCTGACCGGCGACAACGAGCTGGTGACGGCCAAGATCTGCCGCGAAGTGGGCCTGGAGCAGCAGGGCCTGCTGATGGGCAACGACATCGAGCGCATGAGCGACGAGCAACTGGCCAAGGCGGTGGAAACCACCAATGTCTTCGCCAAGCTGACCCCGACCCACAAGGAACGGATCGTCCGCCTGCTCAAGGCCAACGGCCATGTGGTGGGGTTCATGGGCGACGGGATCAACGATGCGCCGGCGCTGCGCACCGCCGACATCGGTATTTCGGTGGACAGCGCGGTGGACATCGCCAAGGAAGCGGCGGACATCATCCTCCTGGAAAAGAGCCTGATGGTGCTGGAGGAGGGCGTGCTGGAAGGGCGCCGGACCTTCGCCAACATGCTCAAGTACATCAAGATGACCGCCAGCTCGAACTTCGGCAACGTGTTCTCGGTGCTGGTGGCCAGTGCCTTCATCCCGTTCCTGCCGATGCTGCCGATGCACCTCCTGGTGCAGAACCTGCTGTATGACATTTCGCAGATCGCCATTCCCTTCGACAACGTCGACGAGGACATGCTCAAGCAACCCCAGCGCTGGCAGCCGGCGGACGTCGGGCGCTTCATGATGTTCTTCGGGCCGATCAGCTCGATCTTCGACATCACCACCTTTGCCCTGATGTGGTACGTGTTCGACGCCAACACCCCGGACCACCAGACCCTGTTCCAATCCGGCTGGTTCGTGGTCGGGCTGCTGACCCAGACCCTGATCGTGCACATGATCCGCACGCCGAAGATTCCGTTCCTGCAGAGCCGCGCGGCCACGCCGCTGCTGGTGATGACCGGGATCATCATGGCGGTGGGGATCTTCCTGCCGATGGGCCCTTTGGCGCACTACTTCAAGCTGCAGGCGCTGCCGTCGCTGTACTTCGTGTTCCTGCCGCTGATCCTGCTGGCCTACATGATCCTGACCCAGGCGGTGAAGGGCTTCTACGTGCGCCGCTTCGGCTGGCAATAG
- a CDS encoding response regulator: MSNRALRILIADDQHFHRMQIERTLNQLNYYRIAPVHTLEELLSLVEYACDPFDLLIINGTLATHSGFDLLDFCLDNPQLGHALIYDSQCFPPIPSSLRHRIQASRAELPDSDAIRRLMQQIDPPVFRSPRSGIQWLPELQHGGWRASAN; this comes from the coding sequence ATGTCCAATAGAGCGCTGCGCATACTGATTGCCGATGATCAACATTTTCATCGGATGCAGATCGAACGAACCCTGAATCAACTCAATTACTACCGCATTGCCCCCGTGCACACGCTGGAGGAACTGCTTTCGCTGGTGGAGTACGCCTGCGATCCGTTCGATCTGCTGATCATCAACGGCACCCTGGCCACCCACAGCGGTTTCGATCTGCTGGATTTCTGCCTGGACAACCCCCAGCTCGGTCACGCCCTGATCTACGACAGCCAGTGCTTTCCTCCCATTCCCAGCAGCCTGCGGCACCGGATCCAGGCCAGTCGCGCCGAGTTGCCGGACAGCGACGCGATCCGGCGCCTGATGCAGCAGATCGATCCACCGGTGTTCAGGAGCCCCAGGTCGGGCATTCAGTGGCTGCCGGAACTGCAGCACGGCGGCTGGCGCGCCAGTGCCAATTGA